The Lacipirellula parvula genome window below encodes:
- a CDS encoding M20/M25/M40 family metallo-hydrolase, translated as MPASVVELLSELIAQPSVNPRLAAPDAPEAGEHRMAEWLGRFAAAQGWRWGMQPVEPGRSNFFALIPGGGSDVLLWEVHQDTVSVQGMTVHPFEAAVRDGRVYGRGACDVKGSMAAMLAALVRVSAQAIEGRPSILFACAINEECGFSGARAIADLWRGGGEHGAAVEPVDSGIPPLAPPFEGGGQLSLREIAALRPIAALIAEPTELNVVVAHRGVARWQCTVHGRAAHSSRPEEGANAVYAMARIVQLVEEFHRDTLASRPGDAMCGPSTACVTTFHGGAGPNTIPDLAVIDVDRRLCPDETPEEAYRELTAWLDARADLGECRLEHHAPWMQSRGLHFAANRAWAEQLAGVVRSTGIESRLGGVPYGTNAASIAAAGIPSAVLGPGSIAQAHTADEWIAIEQLELAVEIYYRIACGM; from the coding sequence GTGCCTGCAAGCGTCGTTGAATTGCTGAGCGAACTGATTGCCCAGCCAAGCGTGAACCCGCGGCTGGCAGCGCCCGATGCCCCTGAGGCGGGCGAGCACCGCATGGCCGAGTGGCTCGGCCGCTTCGCCGCCGCGCAGGGATGGCGATGGGGAATGCAGCCGGTCGAGCCGGGCCGATCGAACTTCTTTGCGCTGATTCCGGGCGGTGGCAGCGATGTGCTGCTCTGGGAAGTCCACCAAGATACGGTCAGCGTCCAGGGCATGACGGTGCACCCCTTTGAGGCAGCCGTACGCGACGGCCGCGTCTACGGTCGCGGGGCGTGCGACGTGAAGGGCTCGATGGCGGCGATGCTAGCCGCGCTGGTGCGGGTGAGCGCTCAGGCGATTGAAGGTCGGCCCAGCATCTTGTTTGCTTGTGCGATCAACGAAGAGTGCGGCTTCAGCGGGGCGCGAGCCATCGCGGACTTGTGGCGCGGCGGGGGCGAGCATGGAGCGGCCGTAGAACCGGTTGATTCGGGAATCCCTCCCCTGGCCCCTCCCTTCGAGGGAGGGGGACAGCTTTCTCTGCGCGAGATTGCTGCGTTGCGGCCGATCGCGGCGCTCATCGCCGAGCCAACAGAGCTCAACGTCGTCGTCGCTCACCGCGGCGTCGCCCGTTGGCAGTGCACGGTGCACGGGCGGGCCGCGCATTCATCGCGGCCAGAAGAGGGCGCCAACGCCGTCTACGCGATGGCTCGCATCGTGCAACTGGTCGAGGAGTTTCACCGCGACACGTTAGCCTCGCGGCCGGGCGATGCGATGTGCGGTCCCTCGACGGCCTGCGTCACCACGTTCCACGGCGGGGCCGGGCCGAACACGATTCCCGATTTGGCGGTAATCGACGTCGACCGTCGGCTCTGCCCTGACGAAACGCCGGAGGAAGCGTATCGCGAACTGACGGCATGGCTCGATGCTCGCGCGGATCTGGGCGAATGCCGCTTAGAGCATCACGCGCCGTGGATGCAGAGCCGCGGGTTGCACTTCGCGGCGAACCGCGCGTGGGCCGAGCAACTTGCCGGCGTCGTCCGATCGACGGGCATCGAGAGCCGGCTCGGCGGCGTCCCCTACGGGACGAACGCGGCGTCGATCGCGGCGGCGGGCATTCCGAGCGCTGTGCTGGGGCCAGGTTCGATTGCGCAGGCGCACACGGCGGACGAGTGGATTGCGATCGAGCAGCTGGAACTGGCGGTCGAGATCTACTACCGCATCGCCTGCGGCATGTAG
- a CDS encoding Mrp/NBP35 family ATP-binding protein: MPADSIDPAQARAIVEQFPDPETGRPLGTMGQVNNVAVDGDKVTVQVALTSHSTMLWGETRHALRDRLRQQLPGPPEVVVDIIEHQRRPEAIGAIGLTAKSVIAVGSGKGGVGKSTMAVSLAIALKGAGAKVGLMDADVYGPSVPHLLGLTGQPMVSNGKLLPVDCNGMPVMSMAFLVPKEEAVVWRGPMLHGAITQFLRDTAWGDLDYLIIDMPPGTGDIALTLSQALPLTGAVVVCTPQDVALLDAVKAIAMFNKVSIPVLGLVENMSYFLCPDNGKRYDIFGNGGARAKAEEMGVPFLGEAPIQIPIRERGDAGQTAGNLADIESAPYFERIAYNIVRNLAMDRASAPPLPTLSVL, translated from the coding sequence ATGCCCGCCGATTCGATTGATCCCGCCCAAGCTCGCGCCATCGTGGAGCAGTTCCCCGATCCCGAGACCGGCCGCCCACTCGGCACGATGGGCCAGGTGAACAACGTCGCGGTCGATGGCGACAAAGTCACCGTGCAGGTCGCGCTCACCTCGCATTCGACGATGCTGTGGGGCGAGACGCGACACGCACTGCGCGATCGCCTGCGGCAGCAGCTTCCTGGGCCGCCGGAAGTCGTCGTCGACATCATCGAACACCAACGCCGCCCCGAGGCGATTGGCGCCATCGGCCTCACCGCGAAGAGCGTCATCGCGGTCGGATCGGGCAAAGGGGGCGTCGGCAAAAGCACAATGGCCGTCTCGCTCGCCATCGCGCTGAAAGGCGCCGGCGCGAAAGTCGGCCTGATGGACGCCGACGTTTACGGCCCGAGCGTGCCGCACCTGCTGGGCCTAACCGGCCAGCCAATGGTTTCGAACGGCAAGTTGCTGCCGGTCGACTGCAACGGCATGCCCGTAATGAGTATGGCCTTCCTCGTGCCGAAGGAAGAAGCCGTCGTCTGGCGCGGTCCGATGCTCCACGGAGCGATTACGCAGTTCCTCCGCGATACGGCCTGGGGCGATCTCGACTACCTGATCATCGACATGCCGCCGGGCACCGGCGACATCGCGCTGACGCTCTCTCAGGCCCTGCCGCTCACCGGCGCCGTCGTCGTCTGCACGCCGCAAGACGTTGCACTGCTCGACGCGGTGAAGGCGATCGCCATGTTCAACAAGGTGAGCATCCCGGTGCTGGGGCTCGTCGAGAACATGAGCTACTTCCTCTGCCCCGACAACGGCAAGCGATACGACATCTTCGGCAACGGCGGCGCGCGGGCGAAGGCCGAAGAGATGGGCGTGCCATTCTTGGGCGAAGCGCCGATTCAGATTCCAATTCGCGAACGGGGCGACGCCGGCCAAACGGCGGGCAACCTGGCCGATATCGAAAGCGCGCCGTATTTCGAGCGAATCGCCTACAACATCGTGCGAAACCTAGCGATGGACCGGGCGAGCGCCCCGCCGCTGCCGACGTTGTCGGTGCTGTAG
- a CDS encoding site-2 protease family protein: MLLTEPPPSQGDLHFRVFGFPVRVHPMFWIITAVMRLRPGGKGTTPSELLSWVAVVFVSILVHELGHAFLQRRYGGHPWITLYGLGGLASCDDEDRSPRSQILISLAGPVAGFLLALATLFLLNLMGHATSLQWAEKPQLRMASMVGFPIYRFWVLWEPLGSPFANSILGDVLLVNIVWGLINLLPVYPLDGGRVSREALTLHNPRGGIVLSLQISAVTAIVMAFVAAVYWQLMFTAILFGYLAYSNYQTLQAYRDDRW, translated from the coding sequence ATGCTGCTCACCGAACCGCCGCCAAGTCAGGGAGACCTTCACTTCCGAGTCTTCGGGTTCCCGGTGCGCGTCCATCCGATGTTTTGGATCATCACAGCCGTCATGCGATTACGGCCAGGAGGGAAGGGGACGACTCCATCGGAGCTGCTGAGTTGGGTCGCCGTCGTATTCGTGTCAATTCTTGTGCACGAACTCGGGCACGCGTTTCTGCAGCGACGCTACGGCGGGCATCCCTGGATCACGTTGTACGGCTTAGGCGGCTTAGCATCTTGCGACGATGAGGACCGCAGCCCGCGCAGCCAGATTCTGATTTCCCTGGCGGGGCCAGTTGCAGGATTTTTGTTGGCGCTCGCGACGCTATTCCTGTTGAACTTAATGGGGCACGCGACATCGCTGCAGTGGGCGGAAAAGCCTCAACTGCGGATGGCCTCGATGGTTGGCTTCCCCATTTATCGCTTCTGGGTGCTGTGGGAGCCGCTTGGTTCGCCGTTTGCGAATTCAATTTTGGGCGATGTGCTCCTTGTGAACATCGTGTGGGGCCTCATCAACTTATTGCCGGTCTATCCGCTCGATGGCGGTAGAGTCTCGCGCGAGGCGCTGACTCTTCACAATCCGCGCGGCGGAATAGTCCTCTCGTTGCAAATTTCGGCGGTTACCGCGATCGTGATGGCGTTTGTTGCGGCCGTTTATTGGCAACTGATGTTCACGGCAATCTTATTTGGTTACCTGGCTTACTCGAATTACCAAACGTTACAGGCCTACCGCGATGATCGTTGGTAG
- the lpxB gene encoding lipid-A-disaccharide synthase has product MKIFFSVGEPSGDLHGANLIRAFQRRHSDWEYVGYGGPRMAAAGCKLHADLTQLAVMWIARVLVNLHKFIGLLIQADRYFRDERPDAVVMIDYPGFNWWIARRAKARGIPVIYYGTPQVWAWASHRVKKMQRFVDHVLCKLPFEEPWFRERGCNATYVGHPYFDELRNRTLDEQFVAELAKDARPLVTILPGSRTQEVELNTQSFLKAARLIAEQVPDARFAVAAFKESQAETIRKFVAEAGVKAEVYVGRTPELIHSAACCLACSGSVSLELLYHAKPSVILYQISRFGFIVQERYRRVRYITLVNLLTAKEIATPRPAHLYDANDPADARALLPEYLTRTDKSAQLAAHCVEWLTDADARWRRVAALRLLRDQHAGGGASERAADYITNVLASHDSGSVTAGKIPPPHMLQRGATQQRKASPLNTAI; this is encoded by the coding sequence GTGAAAATCTTCTTCTCCGTCGGCGAGCCGAGCGGCGACTTGCATGGCGCCAACCTCATTCGCGCATTCCAGCGACGGCACAGCGATTGGGAGTACGTCGGCTACGGCGGTCCGCGGATGGCCGCAGCGGGCTGCAAGCTCCACGCCGATCTCACGCAACTCGCGGTGATGTGGATCGCTCGCGTGTTGGTGAACCTGCACAAGTTCATTGGCTTGCTGATTCAAGCCGACCGGTACTTTCGCGACGAGCGTCCCGACGCCGTCGTGATGATCGACTACCCCGGCTTCAACTGGTGGATCGCGCGTCGCGCGAAGGCCCGCGGCATTCCGGTGATCTACTACGGCACGCCGCAGGTGTGGGCGTGGGCGAGTCACCGCGTGAAGAAGATGCAGCGGTTCGTCGACCACGTGCTCTGCAAGCTGCCGTTCGAAGAGCCGTGGTTTCGCGAGCGTGGTTGCAACGCGACCTATGTGGGGCATCCTTACTTCGACGAACTGCGCAATCGGACGCTCGATGAGCAATTCGTTGCAGAGTTAGCGAAAGATGCGCGGCCGCTCGTGACGATTCTGCCTGGCTCGCGGACGCAAGAGGTGGAGCTTAACACGCAGTCGTTCCTCAAAGCGGCGCGACTGATTGCCGAGCAAGTGCCCGATGCACGGTTTGCCGTGGCGGCATTCAAGGAATCGCAGGCCGAGACGATCCGCAAGTTCGTCGCGGAGGCGGGCGTGAAGGCGGAAGTGTACGTCGGCCGCACGCCGGAGCTGATTCACTCGGCGGCGTGTTGCCTCGCGTGCAGCGGTTCGGTGTCGCTGGAACTGCTGTATCACGCGAAGCCAAGCGTGATTTTGTATCAGATCTCGCGGTTCGGCTTCATCGTGCAGGAGCGGTATCGCCGCGTGCGGTACATCACGCTGGTGAATCTGTTGACGGCGAAGGAGATCGCCACGCCGCGTCCAGCGCACTTGTACGACGCCAACGATCCGGCGGACGCGCGCGCACTGTTGCCGGAGTATCTCACGCGAACCGACAAGTCGGCGCAGCTTGCCGCGCATTGCGTGGAGTGGCTGACCGACGCCGACGCACGGTGGCGTCGCGTCGCCGCGCTGCGGTTGTTGCGCGACCAGCACGCCGGCGGCGGGGCCTCGGAGCGGGCGGCGGATTACATCACGAACGTGTTGGCGTCGCACGATAGCGGCAGCGTCACGGCGGGTAAGATTCCGCCGCCGCACATGCTGCAGCGCGGTGCGACGCAACAGCGCAAGGCGTCGCCGCTGAATACGGCCATTTAG